One Acetobacter oryzoeni genomic window, ACAAGCAGCACCGGGCCAGAGCCTTGCTGGGCGGCATTATGCCCCGGCAGCACAGGCCGGGCAAGGCCAAACACCAACAAGGTAACAGCCAAAAGGCGCAACAGCAGCAACCAGAGCGGAGAGCGTGCGACTTCGGTCTGGCGTGGTTTCAGGCTGGCCAGCAGTTTTACGGGCGGAAATGCCTGTTGGCGTGGGCGCGGCGGTGTTGCACGCACAAGCCACCACACCAGTGGCAGCGTAAGAAGCCCCAGCAGGGCAAGGGGAGCCAGAAATATCATACCCGGCGGCCCATCAGATTATGCAGGGCCAACAGTGTGGGTGTGGCTGGGGTATCTGTTACATGGCAAAGATAATCATGCCCAAGGCTTACGGCCATTTGTTCAATCTGGCCGCTGCGTGCTGATGCCAGATGGGTGTAATCTGCACGCAATGTTTGCACATGGGGCAGCTCTATGGGCGGTTCGCCTTCCAGCCCCGTAAATTCAACACGCCCTTCATAGGGGAGTGAAAGTTCGGCCGGGTCTGCAATATGCAGCACATGCGTACGCACACCACGGGCCGCGCATTGATGGAGCAGCCCACGCAGGGCGTCTGTTTCGCACAGCAGATCACTGGCCAGCAGCAAATGCGCGTGGCGCGGTAATGCGGCTGCGGCGGGTAGGGCATTTTTTTGCGGTGTGGATGCCTGAAATACTAAAGCCAATGCCAGACGTTCCAGCAGGCTGCCACCAGAAGGCAAATGCACCATGCCAGAGGAGGAAAGCAGGCGAATGCGCTCTCCTCCGCGGGCAAGAGCGGCGGCCATTGCCAGCGTAAGCAGAATGGCGCTTTCCAACTTGGTGAGAATGTTGGTGCGGGATTGCCAGTTCATGGAACCAGAAAGATCACACCATAACAGAATGGTTTGCGCGCTTTCGGCTTCTGTTTCGCGCACATAGGCGTGGGTGCTACGGGCAGATTGTCGCCAGTCTATGTGCGCGGCAGGTTCCCCCGGTTGGGCCGGGCGATATTGCCAGAAGGTATCGCCCCATCCCGCACGCTGTTGCGGGTGCTGCCCGGCTGCTAGCGTGGCGGCTGTGCGGTTGGCCTGCACAATCAGATCGGGCATGCGTGCTGCCAAAGCCTGCGCCTGTTGGGTAAGGGCAGCAGGTTGCCCGATGGCAACAGACGCATCTGCCTGCATGGCAAAATGCGGTGCCTGTGTGGTGCCAGCCTTATTGCGGCGGAATGCGGCGGTAAGAAAAGATGGGCCGCGCAATGGCTTTAACCCAGCTGTTGCAGAAGGCGGGAGATTACATCCTGAATCTGCACACCTTCAGCACGGGCGGCAAAAGTCAGCGCCATACGGTGGGCCAGAACAGGCTGTGCCAGTGCCGCAACATCATCCAGACTGGGGGAAAGCCTACCATCCAGCAAAGCACGCGCACGGGTGGCCAGCATAAGCGTTTGGGCAGCACGTGGGCCGGGGCCCCATGCAATCTGTTCACGCAAGGTGGCATCCTGCGTGGTTTCTGGTCGGGCGTTGCGTACCAGATTGAGAATGGCATCCAGCACTTTTTCACCCACCGGAATGCGGCGCACCAGTGCCTGTGCTTCCAGCAGGCTTGCGGCGTCCATCAGGGTTTGAGGCTGCTCGGTTTGTGCACCAGTGGTGGCCAGCAGCATCTGCCGTTCCGCTGCTTCATCAGGGAAGGAGAGCGGGATTTGCAGCATAAAGCGGTCAAGCTGCGCTTCTGGCAGCGGGTAGGTGCCTTCCTGCTCCATAGGGTTCTGGGTGGCCAGAACATGGAAGGGGCGCGGCAAGGGGTATTCCGTTCCGGCCACGCTTACGCGGTGTTCCTGCATGGCCTGCAACAGGGCAGACTGCGTGCGCGGGCTGGCGCGGTTAATTTCATCCGCCATCAGCAGTTGGCAAAACACGGGGCCGGGCACAAAGCGGAAGCTGCGATGGCCAGATGCATCTTCATCCAGAATTTCACTGCCCGTAATGTCGGAGGGCATAAGGTCTGGCGTAAACTGCACGCGGCGCGAATCAAGCCCCAGCACTGTTCCCAAAGTTGTGACCAGCAATGTCTTGCCCAAACCGGGTGCGCCCACCAAAAGCGCATGCCCACCAGCCAGAATGGTGGCAAGTGTTTGGCGGATAACCTGTTTTTGGCCAAAAACAATGCGAGAGGTTTCCTGCTGCACGGCTTGCAGCCGTTCGCAGATACGGTCTGCCTCCCGCACTTCGGGAGGAGAGGAGGGCTGTTGCGCGGGCTGCGATGCGTCTGATGCGGTCATGGTTCCAGTGTGAAGCACATACGGGGCTTACATCAAGCGGGGTATCATCCCTATATCATCAGGATGACGGTATGGACACGTATTACAGGATGATAGGCCAGTGAAAGGCGAACACGCAGTGAGTGGCGACAGTCTTGCCTGTTCGGGGCATCAGGAAAGCCCGGAAAGAAAAAGGCACGACTTGGGATATCTGCCTTTTCTGGTGCGGCGTGATGGTGTGTGGCTTTATCGGGGCACGCCCATAAAGCGTAAGGCCATGCTGTGCATGTTTGGCTCCATGCTCACGCGGGATGAAAAAGGGGCATACCTGCTGCGCTCCCCTTTTGAGACCGGGTATATTGAGGTGGAAGACGTGCCTTTTCTGGCGGTAGAGCTGGATTGGACGGGCTGCGGCAAAATGCAGCGCCTGTGTTTTCGCACCAATATGGATGAAGTGGTGGTGGCCGGACCGGAGCACCCGATTCGGACAGATTGGAACATGCCACCAGAAGCCTGCCCGGAGAGCTGCCCCCCTTACATTCGGCTGCGGGAAGGCGATAACCGGCACTTTCCGCTAGAGGCGCGTTTATCTCGCCCGGTGTGGTACGAACTGGCAGCTTTGGCAGAGCCGGGCATGTGCCAGGGTATTCCCTGCATGGGCGTTTGGAGCTGCGGCTGCTTTTTTCCGCTGGCCAGGCAAACATCCGGCACAGATTGCGACGCATGACCCCAACTTTATTGGACCGCTTGGAGCCTGCGCGCCTGCATGCGCTGGAGCAGATATGGGCCGTGCTGCCTGAAGCGCGTCTTGTCGGTGGTGTGGTGCGTGACCTGATGGTGGAGCGCCCCATTGCGGACGTTGATCTGGCAGTGCCTCAACCGCCCGAGGAGGTCATGCAGCGCCTGAAGGCACAGGGTATGACAGTTGTGCCCACAGGGCTGGCGCATGGCACGGTCACGGCGGTGATCGATT contains:
- a CDS encoding DUF58 domain-containing protein — protein: MRGPSFLTAAFRRNKAGTTQAPHFAMQADASVAIGQPAALTQQAQALAARMPDLIVQANRTAATLAAGQHPQQRAGWGDTFWQYRPAQPGEPAAHIDWRQSARSTHAYVRETEAESAQTILLWCDLSGSMNWQSRTNILTKLESAILLTLAMAAALARGGERIRLLSSSGMVHLPSGGSLLERLALALVFQASTPQKNALPAAAALPRHAHLLLASDLLCETDALRGLLHQCAARGVRTHVLHIADPAELSLPYEGRVEFTGLEGEPPIELPHVQTLRADYTHLASARSGQIEQMAVSLGHDYLCHVTDTPATPTLLALHNLMGRRV
- a CDS encoding AAA family ATPase, with the translated sequence MLHTGTMTASDASQPAQQPSSPPEVREADRICERLQAVQQETSRIVFGQKQVIRQTLATILAGGHALLVGAPGLGKTLLVTTLGTVLGLDSRRVQFTPDLMPSDITGSEILDEDASGHRSFRFVPGPVFCQLLMADEINRASPRTQSALLQAMQEHRVSVAGTEYPLPRPFHVLATQNPMEQEGTYPLPEAQLDRFMLQIPLSFPDEAAERQMLLATTGAQTEQPQTLMDAASLLEAQALVRRIPVGEKVLDAILNLVRNARPETTQDATLREQIAWGPGPRAAQTLMLATRARALLDGRLSPSLDDVAALAQPVLAHRMALTFAARAEGVQIQDVISRLLQQLG
- a CDS encoding DUF1285 domain-containing protein — translated: MKGEHAVSGDSLACSGHQESPERKRHDLGYLPFLVRRDGVWLYRGTPIKRKAMLCMFGSMLTRDEKGAYLLRSPFETGYIEVEDVPFLAVELDWTGCGKMQRLCFRTNMDEVVVAGPEHPIRTDWNMPPEACPESCPPYIRLREGDNRHFPLEARLSRPVWYELAALAEPGMCQGIPCMGVWSCGCFFPLARQTSGTDCDA